In Chanodichthys erythropterus isolate Z2021 chromosome 20, ASM2448905v1, whole genome shotgun sequence, the genomic stretch GAGCGCGCTGCGTCGCTCTCTTCATATTTGTCGAAAAACACCTCGTTTCTTCACTTATAAATACACATATTGTTCTTTAAAACTATTATTATTGTGTATATTACAGATCGCAACAATGGGCCGCCGTCCAGCCCGTTGGTAAGTTATgaattttgtgttttaaaaattGGCCTTACTGAAAATGGCAGGGCCCGCTAACCATGTGCCTCTCCCCGGCCTCATTCAGCAGTGACAGTACTCTGACATACGCTACTTTCTGCTGTAAACACGACTGTTCCTAAAACAATTCTGGCTtctaataaaaatcattatgtaaaTTCTAGATTGTTCCGTCATTGTTAAATGTAAAGCTAACTAATTAGCGCCCAGCTAGACGATTAATGTCTATTGACATTTAGCTCTTTGCTGTATTTGTAGTTGctgaataatttaaatattgaaaggatgttttattttatatacacatataattTTATACACGTTCTTGTACTTGTATTAACTAGTTGTGTAATGGTGAGTAGGCACTTTGTTACAAAGATTGACCCAGTGGTTTTGCTAATTGTCAACTATCTTTTGCAGCTACAGATACTGTAAGAACAAGCCTTACCCCAAGTCCCGTTTCTGTCGAGGTGTTCCTGGTAAGTTATGGAAGACTATATCAGAAGatattttataatgcatttcatCTGCTGATCATTGCTTTTGTGTAAGGCTAATCAAACTCACGATATATGGTGATGGTTTGAAATGACTCGTTAATTTGAAGTTCAATAGAAAATCTtagtttaaagggtttgtttagcccaaaatgaaaattaattcaCCCTCATGATGATCCAAATTCGTAACACTTTTTCTCAGTGTGTGTATGGTCTACAACTCTTATCTGCAGCTTATTAAGCCGACTAGACAGGTTGTCTGTACTTGTGTGGTGTGCAAAGGCTGCAGACAGTAATTCTTTGGTTGTGTATGAGCCTGGCTGTGCAGTGCTGGGCCCTTTAAGGGACCATTGAGACATAACATTGCTTATTGCTTATctagctaaaaaaaaatataatttcatttgcTGATCATTGCTTTTGTGTAAGGCAAAACAAACTCACGATACATGGTGATGGTTTGAAATGACTCGAGTTAATTTGAAGTTCAATAGCAAGttcatcttaaagggttagttcagcccaaaatgaaaattcattaattactcatcctcatgttccAAATTCATAACTTttgctcatcttcagaacacaaatgaagatctttttgatgaaatctgagagatgtctgtccctccattgactgcctttgcacctatcactttgatgcttcaaaaatatcataaagagatcagaaaaccaatccatatgaatcaagtggtttagtccaaatttcctgaagagacttgatcatttttttatgaTGAAAAGATTTAACTTGGGCTTTTACTCATTGATAAGCGAACATAAGTAGAAGCTCAAGCGAACATGAATaacgcacaagaacaaacctcttctggaagctcaaacgtgctgcataacctTATAGAATAATTACAAATCTAGAAAATTGGTTGGCCAAAACTATATTTAATGAAATTGATTAATGGATCATATAGTTCTGATTGAGTATGTCTTTCTCTCAAACTCAGATCCTAAGATCAGGATCTTCGACTTGGGCAGGAAGAAGGCTAAGGTGGATGAGTTCCCCCTGTGCGGTCACATGGTATCTGATGAGTATGAGCAGCTGTCCAGTGAAGGTGAAGTCTTTATGATACTGTTCTTCATATTTTATACTTGAACAATTTAACATTTGTCCCATAGTGTAAGCATTGGTAGTGCAAAGCGCTTTCTGATACATAGTCCTAATTCTAATCGCCATTATTTTAGCTCTTGAGGCTGCCCGTATCTGCGCCAACAAGTACATGGTGAAGACCTGTGGCAAAGATGGTTTCCACATCCGTGTGCGCCTGCACCCTTTCCATGTCATCCGCATCAACAAAATGTTATCCTGTGCCGGAGCTGATAGGTGAGTGTGTGTGGTCTACGACTCTTTATCTGCAGCTTATTAAGCCGACTAGACGGGTTGTCTGTACTTGTGTGGTGTGCAAAGGCTGCAGACAGTAAATCTTTGGTTGTGTATGATCCTGGCTGTGCAGTGCTGGGCCCTTTAAGGGACCATTGAGACATAACATTGCTTATTTTTCATAGAATTTTAATTTGGCCACTTAAGTGAATTAATCTCAATGTTCATCTCCTCTCCAGGCTCCAGACTGGTATGCGTGGTGCTTTCGGTAAGCCTCAGGGCACAGTGGCCCGTGTGTGCATTGGCCAGGTGATCATGTCCGTGCGCACAAAGGCCCAGAACAAGGAACATGTGATCGAGGCTCTGAGGAGAGCCAAGTTCAAGTTCCCTGGCCGTCAGAAGGTACTTAACATGAAGTTGAAAAGTGTccgtggttctcaaacttttggTCAAACtttaaaccttaaaaaaaaaaaatctgccgtCCCACAAAAAAACCCATCACATCTCTGATTATAGTTGTAAGAGAGAATAATGGATAAtaacttaatttaaataaacaaatgtaaatatttcagtgatgttttctata encodes the following:
- the rpl10 gene encoding large ribosomal subunit protein uL16; its protein translation is MGRRPARCYRYCKNKPYPKSRFCRGVPDPKIRIFDLGRKKAKVDEFPLCGHMVSDEYEQLSSEALEAARICANKYMVKTCGKDGFHIRVRLHPFHVIRINKMLSCAGADRLQTGMRGAFGKPQGTVARVCIGQVIMSVRTKAQNKEHVIEALRRAKFKFPGRQKIHISKKYGFTKFNATDFDDMLAEKRLVPDGCGVKYIPSHGPLSRWKALHAN